In a single window of the Pseudogemmatithrix spongiicola genome:
- the rimI gene encoding ribosomal protein S18-alanine N-acetyltransferase, with translation MSGPAAVVIRAPVRDDAGRLFQIERACFPDPWPTHSFVELCDGSRPDCWVAERAGSVVGYWVGRRIDDEAELANLAVAPEARGQGIGRLLLDDFIKAVGGYARTQVFLEVRESNAPAIALYRAFGFVEIARRKGYYSKPVEDAVVMRRMPGTATASA, from the coding sequence ATGAGCGGCCCGGCTGCCGTGGTCATCCGCGCCCCTGTGCGGGACGACGCAGGGCGCCTCTTCCAGATTGAGCGCGCCTGCTTTCCCGATCCATGGCCGACGCACTCCTTCGTCGAGCTGTGTGACGGGTCGCGCCCGGACTGTTGGGTGGCCGAGCGGGCCGGCAGCGTCGTCGGCTACTGGGTAGGACGTCGCATCGATGACGAAGCGGAGCTCGCGAACCTCGCGGTCGCCCCAGAGGCCCGTGGGCAGGGTATCGGCCGACTGCTGCTGGACGATTTCATCAAGGCCGTCGGCGGGTACGCGCGGACCCAGGTCTTCCTCGAGGTGCGCGAGTCGAATGCACCGGCGATCGCGTTGTATCGGGCCTTTGGCTTCGTGGAAATCGCGCGGCGAAAGGGGTACTACTCGAAGCCGGTGGAGGATGCGGTGGTCATGAGGCGGATGCCGGGGACGGCGACCGCGTCCGCGTAG